The following coding sequences lie in one Sinorhizobium fredii USDA 257 genomic window:
- a CDS encoding SH3 domain-containing protein: MRHIISKASQLLLAAFLGTAIMNSAAFAQAAKGPSGLPLPRFVSLKSRSVNLRIGPSLDYAVAFRYLRSGVPVEIIQEYDNWRRIRDADGTEGWVNQALLSGDRTAVAAPWMRGKGEEIFVNLRRDPQSTAPIIARMQPGVLLHIGECNGDWCHAETQGVEGWIAQSEIWGAYPGEAFK, from the coding sequence ATGCGTCACATCATTTCCAAAGCCTCTCAGTTGTTGCTGGCCGCGTTCCTCGGAACGGCCATCATGAATTCCGCCGCCTTTGCCCAGGCGGCAAAGGGCCCGAGCGGACTGCCGCTCCCCCGCTTCGTCAGCCTCAAGTCCAGGAGCGTCAATCTCAGAATCGGGCCGAGCCTCGATTACGCGGTCGCCTTCCGCTATCTGAGATCCGGCGTTCCCGTCGAGATCATTCAGGAATACGACAACTGGCGCCGCATCCGAGACGCCGACGGCACGGAGGGCTGGGTCAACCAGGCGCTGCTTTCCGGCGATCGCACCGCCGTTGCTGCACCGTGGATGCGCGGCAAGGGTGAAGAGATCTTCGTCAATCTCCGGCGCGACCCACAGAGCACGGCGCCGATCATCGCCCGCATGCAGCCGGGCGTGCTGCTACATATCGGCGAGTGCAACGGCGACTGGTGCCATGCGGAGACGCAAGGGGTGGAAGGCTGGATCGCCCAAAGCGAAATCTGGGGCGCCTATCCGGGGGAAGCCTTCAAGTAG
- a CDS encoding adenosine kinase produces the protein MTKFDVLTIGNAIVDIIARCDDSFLVHNGIIKGAMNLIDAERAELLYSRMGPAVEASGGSAGNTAAGVANLGGRAAYFGKIANDQLGQIFTHDIRAQGVHFETQPLESLPPTARSMIFVTEDGERSMNTYLGACVELGPEDVEADVVAQSSVTYFEGYLWDPPRAKDAIREAARIAHAHGRETAMTLSDSFCVHRYRDEFLDLMRSGTVDIVFANKQEALALYETEDFDQALRMLAKDCKLAAVTLSEEGSIVVRGEERVRVGATAVEQVVDTTGAGDLYAAGFLYGYTAGRSLEDCSKLGNLAAGIVIGQIGPRPMISLASAAREAALV, from the coding sequence ATGACGAAATTCGATGTACTGACGATCGGCAATGCGATCGTCGATATCATCGCGCGCTGCGATGACAGTTTTCTCGTGCACAACGGTATCATCAAGGGCGCGATGAACCTCATCGATGCGGAGCGGGCCGAGCTCCTCTATTCGCGCATGGGCCCGGCGGTCGAAGCTTCGGGCGGCAGCGCCGGCAACACCGCCGCCGGCGTTGCGAACCTCGGTGGGCGGGCGGCCTATTTCGGCAAGATTGCCAATGACCAGCTCGGCCAGATCTTCACCCACGACATCCGCGCCCAGGGCGTTCATTTTGAGACCCAGCCGCTCGAGAGCCTGCCGCCGACCGCGCGCTCGATGATCTTCGTCACCGAGGACGGCGAGCGCTCGATGAACACCTATCTCGGCGCCTGTGTCGAGCTCGGCCCGGAAGACGTCGAGGCCGACGTCGTCGCCCAATCGAGCGTCACCTATTTCGAGGGCTATCTCTGGGATCCGCCGCGCGCCAAGGACGCGATCCGCGAGGCAGCGAGAATTGCCCATGCCCATGGTCGCGAGACGGCGATGACGCTATCGGACAGTTTCTGCGTGCATCGCTACCGCGACGAGTTTCTCGACCTGATGCGCTCCGGCACCGTCGACATCGTCTTCGCCAACAAGCAGGAGGCACTGGCGCTTTACGAGACGGAGGATTTCGATCAGGCGCTTCGAATGCTTGCCAAGGATTGCAAGCTCGCCGCCGTGACCCTCAGCGAGGAAGGCTCGATCGTCGTGCGCGGCGAGGAACGGGTGCGCGTCGGCGCGACTGCGGTCGAGCAAGTGGTCGACACGACCGGCGCCGGCGACCTTTATGCGGCCGGCTTCCTCTACGGCTACACGGCCGGCCGTTCGCTCGAAGATTGCAGCAAGCTCGGCAACTTGGCGGCCGGTATCGTCATCGGCCAGATCGGCCCGCGCCCGATGATATCGCTCGCCAGCGCTGCCCGGGAGGCCGCCCTCGTCTGA
- the moeB gene encoding molybdopterin-synthase adenylyltransferase MoeB, whose amino-acid sequence MTAAALDPSEIARYARHIVLPEIGGAGQQKLKAARVLVIGAGGLGAPVLQYLAAAGVGKLGIADDDAVSLSNLQRQIIHATSDIGRSKVESAAAAIADLNPLVVVAPHPQRISAENAEAIFRQYDLIVDGSDNFDTRYLAADAAEAARIPLVTGAVGRFDGSVTVLKPYEADADGHPNPSYRDLFPAPPPPGAVPACAEAGVVGALTGVIGTLQAMEAIKLITGIGEPLVGRLLLYDGLAAAFSTIRYRRGRI is encoded by the coding sequence ATGACCGCAGCAGCCCTCGATCCATCGGAAATCGCGCGCTATGCGCGCCATATCGTGCTGCCTGAGATCGGCGGCGCCGGACAGCAGAAGCTGAAGGCCGCGCGCGTGCTCGTCATTGGCGCGGGCGGTCTCGGCGCGCCGGTGCTGCAATATCTCGCCGCCGCGGGCGTCGGAAAACTCGGCATCGCCGATGACGACGCCGTCTCGCTGTCGAACCTGCAGCGCCAAATCATCCACGCCACCAGCGACATCGGCCGGTCGAAGGTCGAGAGCGCCGCCGCCGCGATCGCCGACCTCAACCCGCTTGTGGTGGTCGCGCCGCACCCGCAGCGTATTTCAGCTGAGAACGCCGAAGCGATCTTCCGGCAATACGACCTCATCGTCGACGGTTCGGACAATTTCGATACGCGCTATCTGGCGGCGGATGCGGCGGAGGCGGCACGGATCCCGCTCGTCACAGGCGCCGTCGGACGCTTCGACGGCTCCGTCACGGTGTTGAAACCCTACGAGGCGGATGCCGACGGTCACCCCAACCCATCCTACCGCGATCTCTTCCCGGCGCCGCCTCCGCCGGGTGCGGTGCCGGCCTGCGCCGAAGCCGGCGTGGTCGGGGCGCTAACCGGTGTCATCGGCACATTGCAGGCGATGGAAGCGATCAAGCTCATCACCGGTATCGGCGAACCGCTCGTCGGCCGCCTGCTGCTCTATGACGGCCTCGCGGCCGCGTTCAGCACGATCCGCTATCGGCGCGGCCGGATTTGA
- a CDS encoding 2-hydroxyacid dehydrogenase, translating to MTSKKKPTVYITRKLPDVVETRMRELFDAELNIDDTPRSQPELVAAVKRIDVLVPTVTDRIDAALIEQAGPQLKLIAAFSNGVDNIDVDTAARKGITVTNTPNVLTEDTADMTMALILAVPRRLAEGAQVLTDRKGEWAGWSPTWMLGRRIAGKRIGIVGMGRIGTAVARRAKAFGLSIHYHNRHRVKRETEEMLEATYWDSLDQMLARVDIVSVNCPSTPATYHLLSARRLALMRPDSYIVNTARGDVIDETAMIKCLREGKIAGAGLDVFENEPAVNPKLIRLAGEGKVVLLPHMSSATLEGRIDMGDKVVINIRTFYDGHRPPDRVLPGRD from the coding sequence ATGACAAGCAAGAAGAAGCCGACCGTCTATATCACCCGGAAACTGCCGGATGTCGTCGAAACCCGGATGCGCGAGCTTTTCGACGCAGAGCTCAACATCGACGATACGCCGCGCAGCCAGCCGGAGCTGGTTGCCGCGGTGAAAAGGATCGATGTGCTGGTGCCGACGGTGACGGACCGAATCGACGCCGCGCTGATCGAGCAGGCAGGCCCGCAATTGAAGCTCATCGCGGCCTTCTCGAACGGCGTCGACAACATCGACGTCGATACCGCCGCCCGCAAGGGAATCACCGTCACCAACACGCCGAACGTGCTGACCGAAGATACCGCCGACATGACCATGGCGCTCATCCTGGCGGTGCCCCGCCGGCTCGCCGAGGGTGCGCAGGTGCTGACCGACCGCAAGGGCGAATGGGCCGGGTGGTCGCCGACCTGGATGCTCGGCCGCCGCATCGCCGGCAAGCGGATCGGCATCGTCGGCATGGGGCGGATTGGGACAGCCGTCGCCCGCCGGGCCAAGGCCTTCGGCCTTTCGATCCACTATCACAACCGCCATCGCGTCAAGCGGGAGACCGAGGAGATGCTCGAGGCGACCTATTGGGACAGCCTCGACCAGATGCTCGCCCGCGTCGACATCGTTTCCGTCAATTGCCCGTCGACGCCGGCCACCTATCATCTGCTTTCGGCCCGCCGGCTGGCGCTGATGCGCCCCGACAGCTACATCGTCAACACCGCGCGCGGCGACGTGATCGACGAGACGGCAATGATCAAATGCCTGCGGGAGGGCAAGATTGCCGGCGCCGGTCTCGACGTCTTCGAGAATGAGCCGGCCGTCAACCCCAAGCTCATCAGGCTCGCCGGCGAAGGCAAGGTGGTGCTGCTGCCGCATATGAGCTCGGCGACACTCGAAGGCCGCATCGACATGGGCGACAAGGTGGTGATCAACATCCGCACCTTCTACGACGGTCATCGCCCGCCGGACCGGGTGCTGCCGGGGAGGGATTGA
- a CDS encoding VOC family protein, which translates to MKSTSYYPVIMTADVRATAEFYVKHFRFEPLFVSDWYMHLQSTEDEHVTLAVLDYRHETVPEQRRAPVQGLLLNFEVEDPDRLYTEIRGAGLPILKALCDEAFGQRHFITADPNGVMIDVIKPIPPSADFADAYDAAALPR; encoded by the coding sequence ATGAAATCGACGAGCTACTATCCGGTGATCATGACGGCGGATGTGCGGGCGACCGCCGAGTTTTACGTGAAGCATTTTCGCTTCGAGCCGCTTTTCGTCAGCGACTGGTACATGCATTTGCAGTCGACCGAGGACGAGCATGTGACGCTTGCCGTTCTCGATTACCGTCATGAGACCGTGCCGGAGCAGCGCCGGGCACCCGTTCAGGGCCTGTTGCTGAATTTCGAAGTCGAAGATCCCGACCGGCTCTACACCGAGATTCGAGGTGCCGGGCTTCCCATTCTCAAGGCACTCTGCGATGAGGCGTTCGGCCAGCGCCATTTCATTACCGCCGATCCCAATGGCGTGATGATCGATGTCATCAAGCCGATCCCGCCAAGCGCCGACTTCGCCGACGCCTACGACGCGGCCGCTCTGCCAAGGTGA
- a CDS encoding GNAT family N-acetyltransferase, giving the protein METRRLDQSFDRYEELLALILTSFAYMDGRIDPPSSAHALTVESLRRKSNDEIGFVIAVGRELLGCVFVKPEPDCLYIGKLAIDPAHQGKGLGLRLLAAAEETAGHFGLPVLRLQTRIELTENHATFAAWGFVETSRSAHPGFTRPTSIEMRKLLWT; this is encoded by the coding sequence ATGGAAACGCGTCGCCTCGACCAGAGCTTCGATCGCTACGAGGAGCTCCTGGCGCTGATCCTGACATCCTTTGCCTATATGGATGGGCGGATCGATCCGCCCTCCTCCGCTCATGCACTCACGGTCGAGTCCTTGCGTCGGAAATCCAACGACGAGATCGGCTTCGTGATCGCCGTTGGTCGCGAGCTTCTCGGTTGCGTGTTCGTGAAGCCCGAGCCGGACTGCCTTTACATCGGCAAGCTGGCCATCGATCCGGCCCATCAGGGCAAGGGCCTCGGCCTCCGGCTGCTTGCCGCCGCGGAGGAGACGGCCGGTCACTTCGGCCTGCCCGTGCTGAGATTGCAGACGCGTATCGAGCTCACGGAAAATCACGCCACCTTCGCAGCCTGGGGCTTCGTCGAGACGAGCCGATCCGCCCATCCCGGTTTCACGCGGCCGACCTCGATCGAAATGCGGAAGCTGCTTTGGACCTGA
- a CDS encoding AAA family ATPase — translation MLIILGGLPGTGKTTIARALARQLHAVHVRVDTIEQSIRASGGLNSDIGPAGYVAAYGVAKDNLTLDNTVIADSVNCLRVTRDAWLSVAERSGKSAIEVEIICSDKVEHRRRVETRKTDVRGLAKPTWEEITNRVYEDWMPRPLVIDTAKRGVDELVTDLISKLGLIKKSTKS, via the coding sequence ATGCTCATCATTTTGGGCGGCTTACCGGGGACGGGGAAAACGACAATTGCTCGCGCCCTTGCGAGGCAACTGCATGCCGTGCATGTGCGAGTCGACACGATCGAGCAAAGCATTCGCGCTTCGGGCGGTCTAAACTCCGACATCGGGCCAGCAGGGTACGTAGCGGCTTATGGAGTGGCTAAAGACAATCTCACTCTCGACAATACCGTCATCGCTGATTCGGTAAACTGCCTCCGAGTAACCAGAGACGCGTGGCTGTCAGTCGCAGAGCGGTCGGGCAAATCGGCCATCGAGGTTGAGATCATATGCTCAGACAAAGTGGAGCATCGTCGGCGGGTAGAAACCCGGAAGACCGATGTACGGGGGCTGGCAAAACCAACGTGGGAAGAGATCACCAATCGAGTTTATGAAGATTGGATGCCGCGGCCACTCGTCATCGACACCGCGAAGAGGGGCGTGGATGAACTCGTCACCGATCTCATTTCGAAGTTAGGACTGATCAAAAAGTCGACCAAGTCATGA
- a CDS encoding TetR/AcrR family transcriptional regulator yields the protein MQQEKPRRSNRQRSDTTRAAILEGARDLFIAKGYADTATPDIVAAAGLTRGALYHHFEDKKALFRAVVEREAGEVAAAIERSDRGQDSPRDALLAGASAYFDAMSIPGRVRLLLLDGPAVLGVAEIAAVDAAHGGRTLQEGLAAAMPPGRIEEASLKATAVLLSAAFDRAALEIDAGAARDPYLDAMGRLIDGLIGG from the coding sequence ATGCAACAGGAAAAGCCCCGGCGTTCGAATCGCCAACGCTCAGACACGACCCGCGCCGCCATCCTCGAGGGAGCGCGCGACCTCTTCATCGCGAAAGGTTATGCGGACACGGCAACGCCTGACATCGTGGCTGCGGCGGGGCTGACGCGCGGAGCGCTCTATCATCATTTCGAGGACAAGAAGGCGCTGTTTCGAGCCGTCGTCGAACGGGAGGCGGGCGAGGTCGCCGCAGCGATCGAACGTTCCGACAGAGGTCAAGACTCGCCGCGAGACGCGTTGCTTGCGGGCGCGTCCGCTTATTTCGACGCCATGTCGATACCGGGGAGAGTGCGTCTGTTGCTGCTTGACGGCCCCGCCGTCCTTGGCGTTGCGGAGATCGCAGCCGTCGACGCGGCGCATGGAGGGCGGACGTTGCAGGAAGGCCTTGCGGCGGCGATGCCGCCAGGGCGGATCGAGGAAGCGAGCCTCAAGGCGACGGCGGTGCTGCTATCGGCCGCATTCGACCGGGCAGCGCTCGAAATCGACGCCGGCGCCGCGCGAGACCCCTATCTCGACGCCATGG